From Mycoplasmopsis gallinacea, the proteins below share one genomic window:
- a CDS encoding aromatic motif membrane protein, with protein MKIKKLIPFFLIAPVSLFSTSPINVQNSNNISTKNESITEDKWNIFIEQKYVQSILNRIYKSDDTKKNEYIQSQKDLGQEYSKEIKKWLYFGNNVAKTFDYDGKSFWNSNTMPYALKQAQNKLNELYKKNWLWFLFNLENLEFAYYPQFDQFQGSSANIGLETQENALKLSSFYTPKSNQILDYAVQIQDYHESQNINYFLLTNEGFIIDIEINDYNDPEYDDDITISAYLSIYSAVINKKNIKDIFNINKYVLDSKDFYEVESDKSREILFKEHYGGSILRFTLYDIKIDN; from the coding sequence ATGAAAATTAAAAAGTTAATTCCGTTTTTTCTAATTGCTCCTGTTTCTTTATTTTCTACCTCTCCAATTAATGTACAAAATTCAAATAATATCTCTACTAAAAATGAATCAATAACTGAAGATAAATGAAACATCTTTATTGAACAAAAATACGTTCAATCAATCCTAAATAGAATTTATAAAAGTGATGACACAAAGAAAAATGAATATATTCAATCTCAAAAAGATTTAGGACAAGAATATAGCAAAGAAATTAAAAAATGACTATATTTTGGAAACAATGTTGCTAAAACTTTTGATTATGATGGAAAAAGTTTTTGAAACTCTAATACCATGCCTTACGCACTAAAACAAGCTCAGAATAAACTCAATGAACTTTACAAAAAGAATTGGTTATGATTTTTATTTAACTTAGAAAACTTAGAATTTGCTTATTATCCACAATTTGACCAGTTCCAAGGTTCATCTGCAAATATTGGGTTAGAAACTCAAGAAAATGCATTGAAACTTAGTTCATTTTATACACCAAAAAGTAATCAAATTTTAGACTATGCTGTTCAAATCCAAGATTATCACGAGTCTCAAAATATCAACTACTTTCTTTTAACTAATGAAGGTTTTATTATTGATATCGAAATTAACGATTACAATGATCCTGAATATGATGATGATATTACAATTTCCGCTTATCTATCAATTTATAGCGCTGTAATAAACAAGAAAAATATCAAAGATATCTTTAATATAAACAAATATGTTTTAGACTCTAAAGATTTTTATGAAGTCGAATCTGATAAAAGCCGAGAAATATTATTTAAAGAACATTATGGTGGTTCTATTCTAAGGTTCACACTTTATGATATTAAAATTGATAATTAA
- a CDS encoding ECF transporter S component codes for MVRKITYLSIYFAIVLLLSLVPNLGYISLGDISITFVPIIIIIGSYHLEKLGSSIGFMIGLGSFIAALVFGRILFVFPDISIIPRLLLGIIVYLIIKFLGKPKLWKTAIIGMATPLLNTLLVSAFILIHNEISDLNIGLTVKGWLTLIWINATAEFIFITIATLLLHPFLVYLYSQKPFISKNHLMY; via the coding sequence ATGGTAAGAAAAATTACTTATTTAAGTATTTATTTTGCAATAGTGTTGCTTTTGTCATTAGTTCCTAACCTAGGCTATATTAGTCTTGGTGATATTTCAATTACTTTTGTACCAATAATCATCATTATTGGGTCTTATCACTTAGAAAAACTAGGTTCTTCTATCGGTTTTATGATTGGACTAGGTTCATTTATAGCTGCTCTAGTGTTTGGGAGAATTTTATTTGTCTTTCCTGATATTTCAATCATTCCACGTTTATTATTGGGAATAATTGTCTACCTAATTATTAAATTTTTAGGTAAGCCAAAGCTTTGAAAAACAGCAATAATAGGAATGGCAACACCTTTATTAAATACTCTTTTAGTGAGTGCGTTTATCCTTATTCATAATGAAATTTCAGATTTAAACATTGGACTTACTGTTAAAGGTTGACTAACTTTGATTTGAATTAATGCAACTGCTGAGTTTATTTTTATTACCATTGCGACTTTATTGCTTCATCCATTTTTGGTTTATTTATATAGTCAAAAACCATTTATAAGCAAGAATCATTTAATGTATTAA
- the coaBC gene encoding bifunctional phosphopantothenoylcysteine decarboxylase/phosphopantothenate--cysteine ligase CoaBC — MKILIIASSSVAIKKLESLISNLEELDWEIKILFTNKAGEIFTFSTERYNDYILNQNKDMEDFVHNPSFHVELAKEFNHIIIYPATFNTINKYANGIADSLATTILAMGFHNKTIIAPAMNFNMYQNPILQASIEKLKKLGVTFIGPNYGILQCGDIGIGRVIEPYEVINFLTNKNKPKLLISIGYTNVYLDDVRTVSVKSSGQMGIFLAKELSKYFDLTIINANISQLNNYFDSRTKIINVDSVFEYQEAVFKYIKKNDVFVSVAAVSDFIFEKHEAKIKKSDNVSFNYKIGIDVLKEVSILYPDKIKIGFALESQNLLENGTKKLKTKNLDLIVVNNKNTLKSQFSTGFLIEKDGFNEFTEISKHNLAQLISEKVYRIWKEKQ; from the coding sequence ATGAAAATATTAATAATTGCTTCTTCTAGTGTTGCTATCAAAAAATTAGAATCTCTTATAAGCAATTTAGAAGAACTTGATTGAGAAATTAAAATTCTTTTTACTAATAAAGCTGGTGAAATTTTTACTTTTTCAACAGAAAGATATAATGATTATATTTTGAACCAAAATAAAGATATGGAAGATTTTGTGCATAATCCTTCATTTCACGTTGAACTAGCTAAAGAATTTAATCACATCATTATTTATCCAGCTACATTTAACACAATTAATAAATATGCTAATGGAATTGCTGATAGCCTTGCTACCACTATTTTAGCTATGGGATTTCATAATAAAACAATCATTGCTCCTGCAATGAATTTCAATATGTATCAAAACCCAATCTTGCAGGCAAGCATTGAAAAACTTAAAAAACTAGGAGTAACTTTTATTGGCCCAAATTACGGAATTCTGCAATGTGGAGATATTGGAATCGGAAGAGTTATTGAACCTTATGAAGTTATAAATTTTTTAACTAACAAAAACAAACCTAAACTTTTAATTTCAATTGGTTATACCAATGTTTATTTAGATGATGTTAGAACTGTGAGTGTTAAATCAAGCGGACAAATGGGTATCTTTTTAGCTAAAGAACTATCTAAATACTTTGATTTAACGATTATTAATGCCAATATTTCACAACTTAATAATTATTTCGATTCACGCACTAAAATCATTAATGTAGATTCTGTTTTTGAGTACCAAGAAGCAGTATTTAAGTACATCAAAAAAAATGATGTCTTTGTCTCAGTTGCTGCTGTAAGTGACTTTATTTTTGAAAAACATGAAGCTAAAATTAAAAAATCAGACAATGTAAGTTTTAATTACAAAATCGGAATAGATGTTTTAAAAGAAGTTTCTATTCTTTATCCGGATAAAATTAAAATTGGTTTTGCTCTTGAGAGTCAAAACCTTCTAGAAAACGGGACTAAAAAGCTTAAAACTAAAAACTTAGACTTAATTGTGGTTAATAATAAAAACACATTAAAAAGTCAATTTTCAACTGGTTTTTTAATTGAAAAAGATGGATTTAATGAATTTACTGAAATTTCAAAACATAACTTAGCTCAATTAATTAGCGAAAAGGTTTATCGAATATGAAAAGAAAAACAATAG
- a CDS encoding type III pantothenate kinase, translating to MKRKTIVYDVGNTYVKCGLFENKKLVKVEQIRTEAFNDDSVAYLNSVFEIMPKDNIVYGSVVKRVTKILKDFYSLNFKNLFEINSSLKFNFSFGKIDKQKVGADILGASYYSCKEQKDSMIFLFGTAAVAIKIKDYKIKGVSIAPGIGFAFNKLLEQADGLKHLQFSYTKQIAMGTNTIDALKMGFNMLRRGFIQAHLDILKTSEKESYARPYVSGGDIKNICKTKHKVVDNIVLKGYYQIFEDNFNL from the coding sequence ATGAAAAGAAAAACAATAGTTTATGATGTAGGTAACACCTATGTAAAATGCGGGCTTTTTGAAAATAAAAAACTTGTCAAAGTTGAGCAAATTCGCACTGAAGCTTTTAACGATGATTCAGTTGCATATTTAAATTCCGTTTTTGAAATTATGCCTAAAGATAATATTGTTTATGGAAGCGTTGTAAAAAGAGTTACTAAAATTTTGAAGGATTTTTATAGCCTAAATTTCAAGAATTTATTTGAAATTAATTCATCTTTAAAATTTAATTTTTCATTTGGTAAAATAGATAAGCAAAAGGTAGGGGCCGACATCCTTGGAGCTTCATATTATTCTTGCAAAGAACAAAAAGATAGTATGATTTTTCTTTTTGGTACAGCTGCCGTTGCTATAAAAATTAAAGATTACAAAATAAAGGGAGTTTCAATTGCTCCTGGTATTGGTTTTGCTTTTAATAAACTGCTTGAGCAAGCAGATGGTTTAAAACACTTGCAATTTAGCTACACTAAGCAAATAGCGATGGGGACAAATACCATTGATGCGCTAAAAATGGGGTTTAATATGCTCCGTAGAGGTTTTATTCAAGCACACTTAGATATTTTAAAAACCAGTGAAAAAGAAAGCTATGCAAGGCCATATGTTAGTGGTGGTGATATTAAAAACATTTGCAAAACTAAACACAAAGTAGTAGATAATATTGTTTTAAAAGGTTATTATCAAATTTTTGAAGATAACTTTAATCTTTAA
- a CDS encoding HAD family hydrolase: protein MKYVFAYDLDGTLLRKDNSVHPFTLEALKKVEKNGHINVIATGRGVLKVIPLIKNKILEGIDYIVCSNGSLIYDVLNDKITVLASLHPSAFEVVKRYAIEKELILTIDTDKYNGSFISQNDQFPSWLSQKQIMDLNLLHRATLEEMEKVVYDPNSKITQMALRNPIETALETTKQVESELDPDLYEVYLTNEVYTDVNPRGVSKITGLYKLLENLNLSKDSLVTFGDSGNDVHMLEGAAIGVSMGNETDEAKAAANIVIGDHESGTIGEYILSLTNLN, encoded by the coding sequence ATGAAATATGTATTTGCTTATGATTTAGATGGAACATTATTAAGAAAAGATAATTCAGTGCATCCTTTTACATTAGAAGCGCTTAAAAAAGTAGAAAAAAATGGGCACATTAATGTTATAGCTACTGGTAGAGGTGTTTTAAAAGTAATTCCGCTTATCAAAAATAAAATTCTTGAAGGGATTGATTACATTGTTTGTTCAAATGGTTCATTAATTTATGATGTGCTCAATGACAAAATTACAGTTCTTGCTTCACTTCATCCTTCAGCTTTTGAAGTTGTTAAAAGATATGCAATTGAAAAGGAGCTTATTTTAACAATTGATACTGATAAATACAATGGTTCATTTATTTCTCAAAATGATCAATTCCCAAGTTGATTAAGTCAAAAGCAAATTATGGATTTAAATTTACTTCATAGAGCAACTCTTGAAGAAATGGAAAAAGTTGTTTATGATCCAAATTCAAAAATTACTCAAATGGCGCTTAGAAACCCAATTGAAACAGCCTTGGAGACCACAAAACAAGTTGAATCTGAATTAGATCCTGATCTTTATGAAGTATATTTAACTAATGAAGTTTACACTGATGTTAATCCACGAGGAGTTTCAAAAATTACTGGTTTATACAAACTTTTAGAAAACTTAAACTTATCAAAAGACTCTCTTGTAACTTTTGGTGATTCAGGAAATGATGTTCATATGCTTGAAGGAGCAGCTATTGGTGTTTCAATGGGAAATGAAACTGATGAAGCTAAAGCGGCTGCAAATATAGTTATTGGTGATCACGAAAGCGGAACAATTGGTGAGTACATTTTGTCATTAACAAATTTAAACTAA
- a CDS encoding IS1634 family transposase, with protein sequence MSYSLCKKKQNGKYYLVLAISKGFKKGYGNQIGLGYWEDIKEKYGLSSIEDMKEIAKKVDTSLDKAVAKEEFFKLLKPTSVKTSIQNIGVDLIYKVIKELNLFSALPKSKHKSLEEVLEFFIATRIILPRSYMSQYKNKSDFINDINVKKSSIYNYLDVIFENKNSVLVNLFQKINEFTNRNNKVFHFDNTTVYFESFTREGIRKNGFSKDGKHNEDQVVIAMAVDENGIPIHYKVFPGNTADGKTMLSFVLELQSIYKIKDITIVADRGINNNANLRFLEQKGIKYIFQKRLDTLSIGMKKFILEDKYYVFRDEMFWKEQIVESIWNKNRFNGKYRKWCVFFSPGKNTLDKLRRNNFIDKLNKKTVNGELPLSSLVPEYKKKYMDIDGKTVGKLNWEKIKKKESEDGFYIIETNILDLTPEKANEIYRKQWKVEENFRTLKSSLQVRPVFVHNEQHILAHLLLCFIALVVLKYCLYKLKKYYEINGEVQKVTLDLFVDSLRMMTITKKEVNGKVVQEIINDLDENHKENIKIYKDFIACMS encoded by the coding sequence ATGAGTTACAGTTTATGCAAGAAAAAACAAAATGGAAAATATTATTTAGTTTTAGCTATTTCTAAAGGTTTTAAAAAAGGTTATGGAAATCAGATTGGTCTAGGATACTGAGAAGATATCAAAGAAAAGTATGGATTATCTTCAATTGAAGATATGAAAGAAATAGCAAAAAAAGTAGATACATCTTTAGATAAAGCTGTTGCAAAAGAAGAATTTTTTAAATTATTAAAACCCACTTCTGTAAAAACAAGTATCCAAAATATTGGAGTTGATTTAATTTATAAAGTTATTAAAGAATTAAATTTATTTTCAGCATTACCAAAAAGTAAACATAAATCGTTAGAAGAGGTTTTGGAATTTTTCATAGCAACTAGAATTATCCTTCCAAGAAGCTATATGTCACAATATAAAAATAAAAGTGATTTTATAAATGATATTAATGTTAAAAAATCATCAATATATAACTATCTTGATGTTATTTTCGAAAATAAGAATTCTGTTTTAGTCAATTTATTTCAAAAAATAAATGAATTTACAAATCGTAACAATAAAGTTTTTCACTTCGATAACACAACAGTTTATTTTGAAAGCTTTACAAGAGAAGGAATAAGAAAAAACGGTTTTTCAAAAGACGGAAAACACAATGAAGATCAAGTAGTCATAGCAATGGCTGTAGATGAAAACGGAATACCAATACACTATAAAGTTTTTCCAGGTAACACAGCTGATGGTAAAACAATGTTATCCTTCGTTTTAGAACTTCAATCAATCTATAAAATAAAGGATATTACAATAGTTGCAGATCGTGGAATAAATAACAACGCAAACTTACGTTTCCTAGAACAAAAAGGAATTAAATATATATTTCAAAAAAGATTAGATACATTAAGTATTGGGATGAAAAAATTCATTCTTGAAGACAAATATTATGTTTTTAGAGATGAAATGTTTTGAAAAGAACAAATTGTTGAATCTATTTGAAATAAAAATAGATTTAACGGTAAATACAGAAAATGATGTGTGTTTTTCAGTCCTGGAAAAAATACTTTAGATAAATTAAGAAGAAATAATTTTATTGATAAATTGAATAAGAAAACTGTAAATGGAGAACTACCACTTAGTTCTTTAGTTCCAGAATATAAAAAGAAATACATGGACATTGATGGCAAAACAGTGGGTAAATTAAATTGAGAGAAAATTAAGAAAAAAGAATCTGAAGATGGTTTTTACATTATTGAAACCAATATTCTAGATTTAACACCAGAAAAAGCTAATGAAATTTACAGAAAACAATGAAAAGTAGAAGAAAATTTCAGAACATTAAAATCTTCTTTACAAGTTAGACCTGTTTTTGTTCATAATGAACAGCATATACTTGCGCATCTTTTGTTATGTTTCATTGCTCTTGTTGTTTTAAAATACTGTCTTTACAAATTAAAGAAATATTATGAAATCAATGGAGAAGTACAAAAAGTGACGTTAGATTTATTTGTGGATTCATTAAGAATGATGACTATAACAAAAAAAGAAGTAAATGGAAAAGTGGTACAAGAAATAATTAATGATTTGGATGAAAACCATAAAGAAAATATAAAAATTTATAAAGATTTTATCGCATGTATGAGTTAA
- a CDS encoding IS30 family transposase: MNYKRICFKNRVQLELFLKDYSISLGRIAKILGFSKSTIWREIKNNSTENGYIAEEAENKSKIREKWKYQFKLESDFYYFKDFTKVFLENFDNTYSGVKITWFKIKNHYDFPIPTIKTIYNWMNSGLWALTIKNKLRPRYKKGGKRTGDTITRLVGNRYVIPITFRPKNVNDRSEFGHWEADLIVGKKGKTTAHLLTFEERQTRYGLIRKVPDKNPWNVAKVLFELIKEKRLNVKSITIDNGLEFKSFFMIGYRLQIKIYKADSYASFQKGSIENFNGLIRRKYPKKTNFIKISDEEIMETEKQINNMPREILDYFSADELFFDLNYHKKPWDSKIQEIQLYDRPFRKRKSNTERNKFFKWYKK; this comes from the coding sequence ATGAATTATAAAAGAATTTGTTTCAAAAATAGGGTACAACTAGAACTTTTTTTAAAAGATTATTCGATTTCTTTAGGAAGAATTGCAAAAATTCTTGGTTTTTCAAAATCTACAATATGAAGAGAAATAAAAAATAATTCGACCGAAAATGGGTATATAGCTGAAGAAGCTGAAAACAAATCTAAAATAAGAGAAAAATGAAAATATCAATTTAAATTGGAATCTGATTTTTATTATTTCAAAGACTTCACAAAAGTATTTTTAGAAAACTTTGACAATACTTATTCAGGGGTAAAAATTACCTGATTCAAAATCAAGAATCATTATGATTTTCCAATACCTACAATCAAAACAATTTACAATTGAATGAATAGTGGCTTATGAGCATTGACAATAAAAAACAAGCTACGTCCACGTTATAAAAAAGGTGGAAAAAGAACTGGTGATACAATAACAAGACTTGTAGGTAATAGATATGTTATACCAATAACTTTTAGACCTAAAAATGTTAATGATAGATCTGAATTTGGACACTGAGAAGCTGATTTAATTGTCGGTAAAAAAGGAAAAACTACTGCACATTTACTAACCTTTGAAGAAAGACAAACTCGTTACGGATTGATAAGAAAAGTACCAGATAAAAATCCATGAAATGTAGCAAAAGTGTTGTTTGAATTAATTAAAGAAAAAAGACTAAATGTTAAATCTATAACTATTGATAACGGACTGGAATTTAAGTCGTTTTTCATGATTGGTTATAGGTTGCAAATTAAAATTTATAAAGCTGATTCATACGCTTCTTTTCAAAAAGGATCAATTGAAAACTTTAATGGTTTAATAAGAAGAAAATATCCAAAGAAAACTAATTTTATCAAAATATCGGATGAAGAAATTATGGAAACAGAAAAACAAATAAACAATATGCCAAGAGAAATTCTTGATTATTTTTCAGCTGATGAGTTGTTTTTCGATCTGAATTATCATAAAAAACCTTGAGATTCAAAAATACAAGAAATCCAATTATATGATCGTCCTTTTAGAAAAAGAAAGTCAAATACCGAAAGAAACAAATTCTTCAAATGATATAAAAAATAA